A single region of the Oenococcus kitaharae DSM 17330 genome encodes:
- a CDS encoding amino acid ABC transporter permease encodes MNFLSNTLAWRFRDEILSGLEVTLVISIASVIIGSILGLIIALMHMSHHKTIRAVAGTYVEILRGTPMIVQLEFVYFSLPLILGAILSVTGIHIQPNIATIPAGIIAVSINSSAYVSEAIRGGFNSVNIGQTEAARSLGLSQRTTMRFVVIPQALKNIWPALGNEFVALIKESSIVLIIGAPDIMYQINNMRATTFNGVTPLIIAAAIYFILTFSLSRIMKHFERKMKHD; translated from the coding sequence ATGAATTTTTTATCCAACACGCTGGCTTGGCGCTTTAGAGACGAGATTTTATCCGGTTTAGAAGTGACGCTGGTTATTTCTATCGCGTCAGTTATTATCGGCTCGATTTTAGGTTTGATCATTGCACTCATGCATATGTCGCATCATAAGACAATCCGGGCAGTTGCCGGTACTTATGTCGAAATTCTTAGAGGCACGCCGATGATTGTACAGTTGGAATTCGTGTACTTTTCGCTGCCTTTGATCTTGGGTGCCATTCTATCGGTCACAGGTATCCATATTCAGCCAAATATTGCCACAATTCCGGCCGGCATTATTGCCGTTTCGATTAATTCATCAGCTTATGTTTCAGAAGCTATTCGCGGTGGATTTAATTCGGTTAATATCGGTCAGACCGAGGCAGCAAGATCATTAGGCCTTTCGCAGAGAACAACAATGCGTTTTGTTGTCATTCCGCAGGCTTTGAAAAATATTTGGCCGGCATTGGGAAATGAATTCGTCGCCCTGATCAAAGAGTCGTCAATTGTCCTGATTATCGGTGCACCTGATATCATGTACCAAATAAATAACATGCGAGCAACTACTTTTAACGGCGTAACACCTTTAATTATTGCAGCTGCTATTTATTTCATACTCACTTTCAGCCTATCTAGAATCATGAAACATTTTGAAAGGAAGATGAAACATGACTGA
- a CDS encoding amino acid ABC transporter ATP-binding protein, protein MTEDTIIELKGLTKKFGKSLVLDHINAKINRSEVVTLIGPSGTGKSTLIRDLNMLDTPTSGSVLFEGQDLTTLKDKELDAVRRKMGMVFQSFNLFPHLNVERNITLAPVKLGLIPASQARAKAQELLEKVGLTEKIDAFPSSLSGGQAQRVAIARALAMNPDVMLFDEPTSALDPEMVGEVLKVMQDLAAEGMTMVVVTHEMGFAKKVADRVWFLDQGKIAEDAKPDEFFSHPQNPRAQEFLSKLLEVNN, encoded by the coding sequence ATGACTGAAGATACGATTATCGAATTAAAGGGGCTAACCAAGAAATTCGGCAAATCACTTGTTTTGGATCATATTAATGCGAAAATCAACCGTTCTGAAGTAGTGACTTTGATCGGCCCTTCCGGAACCGGAAAATCAACTTTAATCCGTGACCTGAACATGCTGGATACGCCGACTTCGGGATCTGTGTTGTTTGAAGGTCAGGATCTAACAACTTTAAAGGATAAAGAATTGGACGCTGTCCGCCGTAAAATGGGGATGGTGTTTCAATCATTCAACCTCTTTCCACACTTAAATGTTGAACGCAATATTACCTTAGCACCAGTTAAATTAGGTTTGATCCCGGCTTCTCAAGCGCGGGCAAAAGCTCAGGAATTATTGGAAAAAGTCGGTCTGACAGAAAAAATCGATGCCTTCCCCAGTTCCTTATCAGGCGGGCAGGCACAGCGTGTCGCCATTGCAAGAGCACTTGCGATGAACCCGGATGTGATGCTCTTTGATGAACCAACCTCAGCGCTGGATCCAGAAATGGTCGGCGAAGTATTGAAAGTCATGCAGGATTTAGCAGCTGAAGGTATGACAATGGTTGTTGTCACGCATGAAATGGGATTTGCCAAAAAAGTTGCTGATCGCGTCTGGTTTTTAGATCAGGGTAAGATTGCCGAAGACGCTAAGCCCGATGAATTTTTCTCTCACCCGCAAAATCCGCGGGCACAGGAATTTCTCAGCAAACTGCTCGAAGTTAATAATTAA
- a CDS encoding low temperature requirement protein A, producing MLNFFGRPRNITEQIRHRKISWLELFYDLIFSVVLERLTSGLVADFSWPRFFNASVLFFWFFWSWHETSGYFDNHGNDSILNVLIINVQLILAGIAALFIPDAIAGNYTNILIAFVPMELLLIAVWYIIGHFDPTHGPASRAWATVYSFALLLLHIGLFAPTAGKFVIILATLLINYLVVFFANPRLRREYENTHMPFVLKDSLIERYGLMTMIALGEVIVGLYEAIGHPVTMLGLTEFIMSIVLVALVTAVYYQVIGELHVQMASSIQVMAVRWLFLLDIYAVMLFGVFLIFVLEKDQLTQRLWLSFLLFASLFVMWLIQKITSHDQQAQGENKPLFFMFEFAAMLAVAFLHKSWMILCLDLIMLLVILHYRYIQPVKAEN from the coding sequence ATGCTGAACTTTTTTGGAAGACCAAGGAATATTACCGAACAAATCAGGCACCGTAAAATCAGCTGGTTGGAACTATTCTACGATTTAATTTTTTCGGTTGTTTTGGAAAGGCTGACCAGCGGATTAGTGGCAGATTTTTCATGGCCGCGTTTTTTCAATGCTAGTGTCTTGTTTTTCTGGTTCTTTTGGAGCTGGCATGAGACCTCGGGCTATTTTGACAACCACGGCAATGATAGTATCCTGAATGTTTTGATTATTAATGTTCAGCTGATTTTGGCAGGTATTGCTGCCTTGTTTATTCCTGATGCGATTGCTGGCAATTATACAAATATCTTAATTGCTTTTGTGCCGATGGAATTGCTGCTGATTGCGGTTTGGTACATTATCGGCCATTTTGATCCGACACATGGGCCGGCATCGCGTGCCTGGGCGACAGTCTACAGCTTTGCTCTGCTTTTGCTGCATATTGGCCTATTTGCACCAACAGCTGGTAAGTTTGTGATCATTTTAGCCACGCTGCTGATCAATTATCTGGTTGTTTTTTTCGCAAATCCGCGTTTGAGACGAGAATATGAAAACACGCATATGCCTTTTGTTTTGAAGGATTCGCTGATTGAGCGGTACGGCCTGATGACGATGATCGCTTTAGGCGAAGTGATTGTTGGCCTTTATGAAGCTATTGGTCATCCGGTGACAATGCTTGGCCTAACAGAGTTTATTATGAGCATTGTTCTCGTCGCTTTGGTGACAGCTGTCTATTACCAGGTGATTGGTGAATTGCATGTACAGATGGCCTCCTCGATTCAGGTTATGGCTGTACGCTGGCTTTTTTTGCTGGATATCTATGCAGTAATGCTTTTTGGTGTTTTTCTCATTTTTGTCTTGGAGAAAGATCAGCTGACACAAAGGCTCTGGCTGTCATTTTTGCTGTTTGCAAGCCTTTTTGTGATGTGGCTGATCCAGAAGATCACTTCGCACGATCAACAAGCACAAGGTGAAAATAAACCTTTATTTTTCATGTTTGAGTTTGCTGCTATGCTGGCCGTGGCTTTTCTGCATAAAAGTTGGATGATTCTGTGCCTAGACCTGATTATGCTGCTGGTCATTTTGCATTATCGTTATATCCAACCGGTCAAAGCTGAAAATTAG
- a CDS encoding tRNA dihydrouridine synthase — MTADFWDHIQTNAKKSGEPFFSLAPMEAVTDSVFRQVVAKAAAPDVFNTEFTNALSITHPKAKFSVMGRLHVSPNEQQRPVVQLWGDQPEAFARAAEAVKNQGFKAIDLNMGCPDSTVVKNGGGSDLIRHMQTAADVIAASKMAGLPVSVKTRLGFSRVDEMNDWLPWLLRQDVRVLTVHLRTRKEMSKVSAHFELIDQIVKMRDKIAPQTMLQINGDIKTRRQGIELAEQHPGLDGIMIGRGIFENPYCFEKTPQRHSLGELLDLFGFQLDLYDQYVAEVGPKRFEALRRFFKIYVRGLAEAAKYRDRLVNTHSSDEARAIITELRERACSLS; from the coding sequence ATGACAGCAGATTTTTGGGATCACATTCAGACAAATGCAAAGAAATCTGGTGAGCCTTTTTTTAGTCTGGCACCAATGGAGGCTGTCACGGATAGCGTTTTTCGTCAAGTGGTCGCAAAGGCGGCCGCGCCGGACGTTTTTAATACGGAATTCACAAATGCGTTAAGTATTACACACCCGAAAGCCAAATTTTCTGTGATGGGCCGGCTGCATGTTTCACCTAATGAACAGCAGCGGCCGGTTGTCCAACTATGGGGCGACCAGCCTGAAGCATTTGCAAGGGCTGCTGAAGCGGTCAAAAATCAAGGTTTTAAGGCAATTGATTTGAATATGGGTTGTCCCGATTCAACCGTCGTTAAAAACGGCGGTGGTTCGGATTTAATCCGTCATATGCAGACGGCTGCCGATGTGATCGCTGCTAGCAAAATGGCAGGGCTGCCGGTTTCTGTGAAGACGCGATTAGGATTTTCTCGTGTGGACGAAATGAATGATTGGCTGCCTTGGCTTTTACGGCAGGATGTTAGAGTCCTAACTGTTCATTTACGTACGCGAAAGGAAATGAGCAAGGTCTCGGCACATTTTGAGCTGATTGATCAGATCGTCAAGATGCGAGACAAAATTGCACCGCAGACAATGCTGCAGATAAACGGCGATATCAAGACACGGCGGCAAGGCATCGAATTGGCTGAGCAGCATCCTGGGTTGGATGGAATTATGATTGGCCGCGGTATTTTTGAAAATCCTTACTGTTTTGAAAAGACACCCCAGCGACATTCCCTAGGGGAGCTCTTGGATCTTTTTGGATTTCAGTTAGATTTATATGACCAATATGTTGCTGAGGTTGGGCCGAAACGTTTTGAAGCCTTGCGACGTTTCTTCAAAATTTATGTTCGTGGGCTGGCTGAGGCCGCAAAGTATCGGGACCGCTTGGTCAACACACATAGTTCTGATGAGGCCCGTGCGATTATCACCGAACTGCGTGAACGAGCCTGCAGCCTCAGCTGA
- a CDS encoding NlpC/P60 family protein, with amino-acid sequence MQYRNFLTIKNHWIFSPNTSIGEVSQYFTDFRTFQFKGRFISDDLIAQIAAAEKNFSSVQSALDGLTDIFINHMLPVDQWAYSRDQYSDNEALFAVNIGIIPFENPDGQRGENLSYTFQIFRNQSILDLVKHGRWLDDEVSGFEELNYYFARTSDLLKFRDFQTGLAGQPSAVFKQVQPFIDELNNQELVVRRIEAERSPSFLAVNLTPDFDNWESSGAAQLDKVNAFDVQSKISGLFPHVSDAEIAELKHKADIFKNLQRIRREDTVFGPDVYQPVRKSPTAIPKKYQTREIISVKRTLANAVSLLNIPFVWGGNDQKGLDIPGFVAYLRLISGLSDIGDKVYVQAASLRQAGRREKNYAQSLPGDLLFWGRKGAEFSVAMYIGGGQSIGLKGPNSRVQIQAVTGSPVAFEGIY; translated from the coding sequence ATGCAATATCGCAATTTTTTGACAATCAAAAATCATTGGATTTTCTCGCCAAATACTTCCATTGGCGAGGTTAGTCAGTATTTTACTGACTTTAGGACCTTTCAGTTTAAAGGCCGTTTTATTTCGGACGACTTAATTGCTCAGATAGCCGCTGCTGAAAAGAATTTTTCCTCTGTCCAATCTGCCTTGGATGGTTTGACGGATATTTTTATCAATCACATGCTTCCGGTTGACCAGTGGGCCTACAGTCGCGATCAATATTCGGACAATGAGGCTCTTTTTGCAGTCAACATTGGCATTATTCCCTTCGAAAATCCTGATGGCCAGCGTGGCGAGAATTTGAGTTATACTTTCCAAATTTTTCGCAACCAATCGATTTTGGATCTCGTCAAACACGGGCGCTGGCTTGATGATGAGGTGAGCGGTTTTGAAGAACTGAATTATTATTTTGCCAGAACAAGCGATCTATTAAAATTTCGTGATTTCCAGACTGGCTTGGCAGGTCAGCCATCAGCCGTCTTTAAACAGGTTCAGCCCTTTATTGACGAACTAAATAATCAGGAATTGGTCGTTCGAAGGATCGAGGCTGAACGATCACCTAGTTTCCTAGCCGTAAATTTGACACCTGATTTTGATAATTGGGAGAGTTCAGGCGCCGCACAATTGGACAAGGTAAACGCTTTTGATGTCCAAAGCAAAATCAGCGGTTTGTTCCCTCATGTTTCCGATGCCGAAATTGCCGAATTAAAGCATAAGGCCGATATTTTTAAAAATCTGCAGCGGATTAGACGCGAGGATACTGTTTTCGGGCCTGATGTGTATCAGCCCGTACGCAAGTCACCAACTGCAATTCCAAAAAAATATCAAACTCGAGAAATTATCTCAGTAAAAAGGACACTAGCCAATGCTGTATCTTTGCTGAATATTCCTTTTGTCTGGGGCGGAAATGATCAAAAAGGATTGGATATACCGGGTTTTGTTGCATATTTGCGCTTGATTTCTGGTCTTAGCGACATTGGAGACAAAGTGTATGTCCAGGCTGCTAGTCTGCGCCAAGCCGGAAGGCGAGAAAAGAATTACGCCCAATCTTTGCCTGGAGACCTGCTTTTTTGGGGGAGAAAGGGCGCTGAGTTCAGCGTGGCTATGTACATTGGCGGTGGCCAATCGATCGGTTTAAAAGGCCCGAATAGTCGGGTTCAGATACAAGCAGTCACAGGATCGCCTGTCGCATTTGAGGGTATTTACTAA
- a CDS encoding LysM peptidoglycan-binding domain-containing protein: protein MTTKTVKNVLLVSTGAAAALAVGAVSANADTVTVKQGDSVWKLAQEYKTTTADIIKANGLENPNLILTGKTLNIPDSATPAAPAAAASTAATSVSPKNADGTVTVAAGDTLYGIATRYNVSVSTLIANNNGSTFITSGQKLSLTTAPVSAAPAAKTPAAPAASQAPVSQAPASQAPAAPASAAAPAAKAPAAPAAPVAVKKAVTPSYSTAASTTNTYYYGQCTWYVKNMLSWVPNMLGNANQWASSAAAQGFRVDHSPAIGSVVVFQGGQAGASAAYGHVAVVTAVYGDSIRIKEGNAGGNAISTRTVASASSYQYIHAK, encoded by the coding sequence ATGACTACGAAAACTGTTAAAAATGTACTTTTGGTCTCAACTGGGGCAGCGGCTGCTTTAGCGGTTGGTGCCGTTTCGGCTAACGCTGATACAGTCACAGTCAAGCAAGGAGACAGCGTTTGGAAACTGGCTCAAGAGTATAAGACGACCACGGCCGACATCATCAAAGCAAACGGCTTGGAAAATCCTAATCTGATCTTGACCGGCAAAACTCTGAATATTCCTGACAGTGCGACGCCTGCCGCTCCGGCAGCCGCAGCTTCAACTGCCGCAACAAGTGTTTCACCCAAGAATGCTGATGGTACAGTTACTGTTGCTGCGGGCGACACGCTTTATGGTATCGCCACCCGTTATAACGTCTCTGTCTCTACTCTGATTGCAAACAACAATGGATCCACATTTATCACTAGCGGTCAAAAATTGTCTTTGACTACCGCACCTGTCAGCGCCGCACCAGCAGCTAAGACCCCAGCCGCACCGGCGGCAAGTCAGGCACCTGTAAGTCAGGCACCCGCAAGCCAAGCGCCAGCTGCTCCCGCTAGTGCTGCTGCACCAGCAGCTAAAGCACCCGCAGCGCCAGCTGCACCTGTTGCTGTCAAGAAAGCAGTGACTCCTAGTTATTCAACTGCTGCATCGACTACTAATACATATTATTATGGCCAGTGCACTTGGTACGTGAAGAACATGCTTAGCTGGGTACCAAATATGCTTGGCAATGCTAATCAGTGGGCATCATCAGCTGCTGCGCAAGGTTTCCGTGTTGATCACTCTCCTGCAATCGGTTCGGTTGTTGTCTTCCAAGGCGGCCAAGCTGGTGCCAGCGCTGCTTATGGCCATGTGGCTGTTGTGACAGCTGTTTATGGTGATTCAATCCGTATTAAAGAAGGCAATGCCGGTGGCAACGCGATTAGTACAAGAACTGTTGCTTCCGCATCTAGTTACCAATACATTCATGCCAAGTAA
- a CDS encoding S1C family serine protease, with the protein MKKDFHGLRIFFIGLLSAIVGAVIVLTLFYQFYLLPASNKVQTNSAKQAGITRVVNLSNNSSSTATQAYRRVRNAVVTVENYQRPSAQANDYFSQWFGGFGGSSSSSDSSSDQPQLAAEGTGLVYEKDGSDAYVVTNNHVVAGADEIELLFRNGRRIKASLVGRNVSHDIAVLRISSANVTQTGKFADSSSVVPGQQVLALGSPLGSDYANSLTSGIVSANDRQINDDPVRLTAIQTDVALNPGNSGGPLINMAGGVIGINSMKISSSSDGSNSVEGMSFSIPSNTVVSTIREIVKAAGNN; encoded by the coding sequence ATGAAAAAAGATTTTCACGGTTTACGTATTTTTTTTATTGGTCTGCTTAGCGCCATCGTGGGCGCTGTCATTGTATTGACGCTGTTCTATCAATTTTATCTGCTGCCGGCATCCAATAAGGTTCAGACAAATTCCGCAAAACAAGCTGGAATTACAAGAGTTGTCAATTTGAGCAATAATAGCAGCTCGACTGCCACTCAGGCTTATCGCCGGGTACGAAATGCCGTCGTAACAGTTGAAAACTATCAGCGCCCTTCAGCTCAGGCGAATGATTATTTTTCCCAGTGGTTTGGCGGTTTTGGCGGATCCAGCAGTTCCTCTGATTCTTCCAGCGACCAGCCACAACTGGCAGCTGAAGGTACTGGCCTGGTTTATGAAAAGGATGGCAGTGATGCTTATGTTGTGACAAATAATCATGTCGTGGCCGGTGCTGATGAAATTGAATTATTGTTCCGTAATGGGCGCAGAATCAAGGCCAGCCTAGTCGGACGGAATGTCAGTCATGATATTGCTGTGCTGCGCATTTCGTCAGCAAATGTGACGCAAACGGGCAAATTTGCCGATTCCAGCAGTGTTGTACCTGGCCAGCAGGTTCTAGCGCTAGGCTCTCCTTTAGGGTCGGATTACGCGAACTCATTAACTTCGGGAATCGTTTCAGCCAATGATCGGCAGATTAATGACGATCCGGTTCGTTTGACGGCCATCCAAACGGATGTTGCACTTAATCCCGGAAATTCCGGCGGCCCTTTGATTAATATGGCTGGTGGTGTCATTGGTATTAACTCCATGAAAATTTCTTCAAGCAGTGATGGCAGCAACAGCGTCGAAGGAATGAGTTTTTCCATCCCGTCCAATACAGTTGTTTCGACTATTCGTGAAATTGTGAAGGCTGCGGGGAACAATTAA
- a CDS encoding guanylate kinase: MANENRVIVITGASGAGKTSVARYLWVKYGVPRVITHTTREPREGEIDGVDYYFETAQTWNDNHFIEEISYSGHRYGSSYEGLERAWRKSRQSNHPGIISLVVDTIGAITYRQTIKEQAVIWFVTVSDVTGLQKRLIARGDDPKHVLERTSSSDFERDMHIPDELAQDATMIVNDDWQLTQKTVDQVINRFMTDQVI; the protein is encoded by the coding sequence ATGGCAAACGAAAATCGCGTGATCGTAATTACAGGAGCCTCTGGAGCCGGCAAGACTTCGGTGGCTCGATATTTGTGGGTTAAATACGGGGTGCCGCGTGTGATTACCCACACGACCCGCGAACCAAGAGAAGGCGAAATTGACGGCGTTGATTATTATTTTGAGACAGCGCAGACTTGGAACGATAATCATTTTATCGAGGAAATCAGTTATTCCGGCCATCGTTATGGCTCATCATACGAAGGCTTGGAACGTGCTTGGCGTAAATCCAGGCAATCCAATCATCCGGGCATTATCAGCCTCGTGGTTGACACGATTGGGGCAATCACTTATCGGCAGACGATTAAAGAACAGGCAGTGATCTGGTTTGTCACGGTCAGTGATGTGACTGGCTTGCAAAAACGCTTAATTGCGCGTGGGGATGATCCTAAACACGTGCTTGAAAGAACAAGTTCTTCAGATTTTGAACGAGATATGCACATTCCTGACGAACTCGCACAAGACGCAACGATGATCGTAAACGACGATTGGCAGCTGACTCAAAAAACAGTTGATCAGGTTATTAACCGTTTTATGACAGACCAAGTCATTTAA